The following proteins are encoded in a genomic region of Acidobacteriota bacterium:
- a CDS encoding HEPN domain-containing protein, which produces MKELHELIRYRLERAKETVDEANLLAGAGHWNACVNRLYYASFYAVSALLGIHPSRHTGVRSAFGQHYIRTGLISKDLGTLYNDLFESRLEGDYEDFTRMDPEMVRPWLGRVADLLREIDRLITTKNSLPSK; this is translated from the coding sequence ATGAAGGAACTGCACGAATTGATCCGGTATCGTTTGGAGAGGGCGAAAGAGACGGTGGACGAAGCGAACCTGTTGGCGGGGGCCGGCCATTGGAATGCCTGCGTCAACCGTTTGTACTACGCCTCGTTCTATGCCGTGAGTGCGTTGCTGGGAATCCATCCATCCAGACATACCGGCGTTCGGTCGGCCTTCGGGCAGCATTACATCCGGACCGGACTGATTTCAAAAGACCTGGGGACGCTGTACAACGACCTTTTCGAGAGCCGTCTGGAAGGGGATTACGAGGACTTCACGAGGATGGACCCGGAGATGGTCCGCCCCTGGTTGGGCCGGGTAGCCGATCTCCTCCGCGAGATCGATCGGTTGATAACGACGAAGAACAGTTTGCCTTCTAAATGA
- the amrS gene encoding AmmeMemoRadiSam system radical SAM enzyme, with protein MDRREFCRDMALGVAGLTLAGGAAGAPAAAAAGTGPPLARYWEKMPGKKVHCLLCPHECVVADGGKGRCRVRQNRGGTFYTLNYGQICAVHTDPIEKKPLFHYKPGASAFSIALPGCNLRCRYCQNWQISQHGPEELNCVHTPPGRTAAAAAAAKAPVIAYTYSEPVVGYEYLCDTADAARALGVGNVLISAGYLNPAPLKKLIPKMSAVKIDFKGFSDPFYHSVCGGSLKPVLDTLVTLKDSGTWLELVMLIVPTLNDNVAENRLMFRWIRSALTDRVPLHLTRFTPCYQLQNLPQTPVKTLETLHAEAKNAGLQYVYVGNVPGHPLENTYCHACRKMVIRRVGFTVVSREIRDGKCASCGTVIPGIFS; from the coding sequence ATGGACCGACGGGAATTCTGCCGAGACATGGCCCTGGGCGTCGCCGGGCTCACCCTGGCCGGGGGCGCCGCCGGTGCGCCCGCAGCGGCGGCGGCGGGAACGGGCCCGCCCCTCGCCCGGTACTGGGAGAAAATGCCGGGGAAAAAGGTCCACTGTTTGCTCTGCCCGCACGAGTGCGTGGTGGCCGACGGGGGGAAGGGGCGCTGCAGGGTCCGTCAGAACCGGGGAGGCACCTTCTACACCCTCAACTACGGGCAGATCTGCGCGGTGCACACCGACCCCATCGAGAAAAAGCCCCTGTTCCACTACAAACCCGGCGCCAGTGCCTTCTCCATCGCGCTGCCGGGCTGCAACCTCCGCTGCCGGTACTGCCAGAACTGGCAGATCTCCCAGCACGGGCCCGAGGAACTGAACTGCGTCCACACGCCCCCGGGGCGGACGGCCGCCGCGGCCGCCGCGGCGAAGGCGCCGGTCATCGCCTACACCTACTCCGAACCGGTCGTGGGCTACGAGTACCTCTGCGACACCGCCGACGCCGCCCGCGCCCTCGGCGTCGGCAACGTCCTGATCTCCGCGGGGTACCTCAACCCGGCCCCCCTGAAGAAGCTGATCCCGAAGATGTCCGCCGTCAAGATCGATTTCAAGGGCTTCTCGGATCCCTTCTACCACAGCGTGTGCGGCGGGAGCCTCAAGCCCGTCCTGGACACCCTCGTCACCCTCAAGGACTCGGGGACCTGGTTGGAACTCGTCATGCTGATCGTCCCCACCCTGAACGACAACGTCGCCGAGAACCGCCTGATGTTCCGGTGGATCCGGTCCGCCCTGACCGACCGGGTCCCGCTCCACCTCACCCGCTTCACTCCCTGCTACCAGCTCCAGAACCTGCCCCAGACCCCCGTGAAGACCCTGGAAACCCTCCACGCCGAGGCGAAGAACGCCGGTCTCCAGTACGTCTACGTCGGGAACGTCCCGGGGCACCCCCTCGAGAACACCTACTGCCACGCGTGCCGGAAGATGGTCATCCGCCGGGTCGGCTTCACCGTCGTCTCCCGGGAGATCCGGGACGGGAAGTGCGCTTCCTGCGGCACCGTCATCCCGGGGATCTTCTCGTGA
- a CDS encoding Gfo/Idh/MocA family oxidoreductase, with the protein MLKTGVVGVGSLGRHHARILESIPGVKLVGVADINEENGRKIAHEYSTKYFRDYRDLIPLVECASVAAPTVDHHAICSAFISAGKHVLVEKPISATLEEGQDLVRQARERKVTLQVGHLERFNPAYTAIRDLITEPKFFEAHRLGIFVPRSLDIDVVMDLMIHDIDMVLSLVKSGIRDIRAVGIPILTEKVDIANVRIEFENGVVANLTASRVSSEKVRKLRFFQPDDYVSMDLANQTVNVFSLQPADTAFGKEIITRNILVEKGEPLRFEILHFLDCVRSGKAPLCGGDEGLTALRVAQKTLAVMHTV; encoded by the coding sequence ATGCTGAAGACCGGTGTGGTGGGTGTGGGCTCTCTCGGGCGACATCACGCCCGGATCCTGGAGTCGATCCCGGGCGTCAAGCTGGTGGGGGTGGCCGACATCAACGAGGAGAACGGGCGAAAGATCGCCCACGAATACTCGACGAAGTACTTCCGGGACTACCGGGACCTGATCCCCCTGGTGGAGTGCGCCTCCGTGGCCGCGCCCACGGTGGACCACCACGCCATCTGCAGCGCGTTCATCTCCGCCGGGAAGCACGTCCTCGTGGAAAAACCCATCTCCGCCACCCTCGAGGAGGGGCAGGACCTGGTCCGGCAGGCGCGGGAGCGGAAGGTGACGCTGCAGGTGGGCCACCTGGAACGGTTCAACCCGGCCTACACCGCCATCCGGGACCTCATCACCGAGCCGAAGTTCTTCGAGGCCCACCGGTTGGGGATCTTCGTGCCGCGAAGCCTCGACATCGACGTGGTGATGGACCTGATGATTCACGACATCGACATGGTGCTCTCCCTGGTCAAGTCCGGGATCCGGGACATCCGCGCGGTCGGGATCCCCATCCTGACGGAAAAGGTGGACATCGCGAACGTCCGGATCGAGTTCGAGAACGGGGTGGTGGCCAACCTGACCGCCAGCCGGGTCTCCAGCGAAAAGGTCCGGAAGCTCCGGTTCTTTCAGCCCGACGACTACGTCTCCATGGACCTGGCCAACCAGACCGTCAACGTGTTCTCCCTCCAGCCGGCGGACACCGCCTTCGGCAAGGAAATCATCACCCGGAACATCCTGGTGGAGAAAGGGGAGCCCCTGCGCTTCGAGATCCTGCACTTCCTGGATTGCGTCCGGTCCGGGAAGGCGCCGCTCTGCGGGGGGGACGAGGGGTTGACGGCCCTCCGGGTGGCCCAGAAGACCCTCGCGGTGATGCACACGGTCTGA
- a CDS encoding chemotaxis protein CheW codes for MLLLVFQAGPRRFGMEAARLIEVVPAIRLYQPPQAPAWVAGVMDYRGATVPVVDLTALYEGVPSPPLLSTRIMLVHYETPAGGPRTLGLLAEKVTETLALDSAAFSPAGVELPGTPSLGELSFDEAGTLQMIRPERILSDEVRDRLFIEPEGR; via the coding sequence ATGCTGCTGCTCGTCTTTCAGGCCGGTCCCAGGCGCTTCGGGATGGAGGCCGCGCGCTTGATCGAGGTGGTCCCCGCGATCCGCCTCTACCAGCCTCCCCAGGCACCCGCGTGGGTCGCGGGGGTGATGGACTACCGCGGCGCCACCGTCCCCGTCGTGGACCTCACCGCGCTGTACGAAGGCGTTCCCTCCCCTCCCCTCCTGAGCACCCGGATCATGCTCGTCCACTACGAGACCCCCGCCGGGGGTCCCCGGACCCTGGGGCTCCTGGCGGAGAAGGTCACGGAAACCCTGGCCCTCGACAGCGCCGCGTTCTCCCCCGCCGGGGTCGAACTCCCCGGGACCCCTTCCCTGGGCGAACTCAGTTTCGACGAAGCCGGGACGCTCCAGATGATCCGGCCGGAGCGGATCCTGAGCGACGAGGTCCGGGACCGCCTCTTCATCGAGCCGGAGGGCCGATGA
- a CDS encoding tetratricopeptide repeat protein produces MNGFREELGRLLAETAGLDPATTGPEGLDRAVEAIARRTGTRDEGGILSLLRGQPENLATLLEDLVVPETWFFRDGEPFLYLGDLARDRLAEGNRRVRVLSAPCASGEEAYSALMVLLHAGYRPADVEMDAVDISRRAVEKARKAGYGKRSFREPGWENLTNRWFTRRQDRLYLAPEVASLASFQVDNLNRPDFFFGREPYDFIFCRNLVIYLAEEARARVVRTVRRLLAPDGTLFVGHAEMIFFCRNGFEPVPRPRAFACRTEGLPTTTATPGRPSTAPLPPPPDRPVGRAPAAPAHRPRREGPPRLPAPSPPAAPPPPPAETGPDPVGAIRSLADRGQLRDAEHASRALLQKGSASAEIYCLLGTICAARGDLADAETAFQRAVYLEPECYEALVQLSLILEGRGETDAAARLRERARKNFPGAPR; encoded by the coding sequence ATGAACGGTTTCCGGGAGGAACTCGGGCGCCTCCTCGCCGAAACGGCGGGCCTCGACCCCGCGACCACCGGCCCCGAAGGTCTCGACCGGGCCGTGGAGGCGATCGCGCGGAGGACGGGGACGCGGGACGAGGGCGGCATCCTGAGCCTCCTGAGAGGTCAGCCGGAAAACCTGGCGACCCTGCTGGAAGACCTCGTCGTCCCCGAGACCTGGTTCTTCCGGGACGGAGAGCCTTTCCTGTACCTGGGCGACCTGGCCCGGGACCGGCTGGCGGAGGGCAACCGCCGTGTCCGCGTCCTGTCCGCGCCCTGCGCCTCCGGGGAGGAGGCCTACTCCGCCCTGATGGTCCTGCTGCACGCGGGCTACCGTCCCGCCGACGTCGAGATGGACGCGGTGGACATCAGCCGCCGGGCCGTCGAGAAAGCGCGGAAGGCCGGCTACGGGAAACGCTCTTTCCGCGAGCCCGGCTGGGAGAACCTGACGAACCGCTGGTTCACCCGGCGGCAGGACCGCCTCTACCTCGCCCCGGAGGTCGCCTCCCTCGCGAGCTTCCAGGTGGACAACCTGAACCGGCCGGATTTTTTCTTCGGCCGGGAGCCCTACGACTTCATTTTCTGCCGCAACCTGGTGATTTACCTGGCGGAAGAGGCGAGGGCGCGGGTGGTCCGGACCGTCCGTCGCCTCCTGGCGCCCGACGGGACGCTGTTCGTCGGGCACGCCGAGATGATCTTCTTCTGCCGCAACGGGTTCGAACCCGTGCCCCGCCCGCGGGCCTTCGCCTGCCGGACGGAAGGCCTCCCGACGACGACGGCCACCCCCGGGCGGCCGTCCACGGCCCCCTTGCCGCCGCCACCGGACAGGCCGGTCGGCCGTGCCCCGGCGGCGCCCGCCCACCGCCCCCGCCGGGAGGGGCCGCCCCGCCTCCCCGCTCCGTCCCCGCCTGCAGCCCCCCCGCCCCCCCCAGCGGAAACGGGCCCGGACCCCGTCGGGGCCATCCGGTCCCTGGCCGACCGGGGACAGCTCCGGGACGCCGAGCACGCGAGCCGTGCGTTGCTGCAGAAGGGGTCGGCGTCCGCCGAGATCTACTGCCTGCTGGGGACCATCTGCGCCGCGAGAGGGGACCTGGCCGACGCCGAAACCGCTTTCCAGCGCGCCGTCTACCTGGAGCCGGAGTGCTACGAGGCCCTGGTTCAGCTCAGCCTGATCCTGGAGGGGCGGGGGGAAACCGACGCCGCCGCCCGCCTGCGGGAGCGTGCCCGGAAGAACTTCCCGGGCGCGCCGCGCTGA
- a CDS encoding ankyrin repeat domain-containing protein, giving the protein MRIRGLFTWLVTGLFTAFPAAGLKEELFLAAGRGQAGDIRYLLDHGAPLDDKDDSGRTPLEVAADEGHANAVQILIQRGASVRTKDAEGLSPLLRVVNDRSKREVVHLLLEAGADPNVADKEGTPALFLAMQAGAEMVQSLLDHGAKPDFRGRENDPALLAALRIGDDDLAKRLIDRGADVNFRAENGDTPITVAAKEAEAATVALLADLGADVETKNADGETPLILCCYGGRTKVARVLLDRGADVNRRHGQGHTALTIAARSGSLDLVKLLVERGSGARIRDASGWTPTLIAAWCGYDAAAVYLHGVTGGDFPVPSALDGLPHEKIMERFFYCAFLDTPAELKELADRGADPRDTGPNNLTALMLAAACGKTDNVRFLLDRGADVNAADGDGSTALMYAAGRDRDEIVRLLLEKGADPTMKNRFGNPAFLWAARNGSARAVVPLLRRTRDREEAVRALFEAIRCRKPEVVQAILAAGLAPVDAVDADGDPALVKAVKLGEKPLVDVILSHGPTLDRPGRDGYSALGEAFRWSCNSRDLVRLLLDRGVRLGEREKKSTVATLMLAWREGDDERARLLLAAGTAVPGATADDWSANMSFTLLNEGIPGAKNLLKHLPEEGGGPDFGAGCLQDIIESGDADLLAWALEKARCSKLPGGDSPAARRQWFLCTAAGLGRPEAVAGLVDRGADPNAAGPPDTAPPLVPAVRSGYTGTVLRLLEKGAKVDTVYDGDNLLRIAIRGDQEETALALLEHGAGPAGDGPGEPSFLAAAAEARMGALARRMLKLGWDPNGGPGDRRSTPLALAVRNQDLDLVHVLLAAGADPCRNQSPDEPDAVLENASTDSLRRALEPAVRTSRARKGLVMIKALLDGHWEEAGRSLRRGADPGAADEDGRPVLFYAVDAGAPAGFVRELLARGADASFRDPETGDTALHRACSSCNTELARLLLPYVRPILENREGRTPLDLARDAGCEDLARLLKGK; this is encoded by the coding sequence ATGAGGATCAGAGGGCTTTTCACGTGGCTGGTCACCGGATTGTTCACAGCCTTCCCGGCCGCGGGGCTGAAGGAGGAACTCTTCCTGGCGGCCGGGCGCGGGCAGGCGGGGGACATCCGCTACCTCCTGGACCACGGGGCGCCCCTCGATGACAAGGACGACTCGGGGCGGACGCCGCTCGAGGTAGCGGCCGACGAGGGCCATGCGAATGCCGTACAGATCCTGATCCAGCGCGGGGCAAGTGTCCGGACGAAGGACGCGGAAGGCCTGAGCCCGCTCCTGAGGGTGGTGAACGACCGTTCGAAGCGGGAGGTGGTCCACCTCCTCCTGGAGGCCGGGGCGGACCCGAACGTCGCCGACAAGGAGGGGACGCCGGCCCTGTTTCTCGCCATGCAGGCCGGCGCGGAAATGGTCCAGTCCCTCCTGGACCACGGCGCGAAACCGGATTTCCGTGGCCGGGAGAATGACCCGGCGCTTCTGGCGGCACTCCGCATCGGGGACGACGACCTGGCGAAGCGGCTGATCGACCGCGGGGCCGACGTGAACTTCCGGGCGGAAAACGGCGATACGCCCATCACCGTGGCGGCGAAAGAAGCGGAAGCGGCGACGGTGGCCCTCCTGGCCGACCTGGGGGCGGACGTCGAGACGAAGAACGCCGACGGGGAGACGCCGCTGATCCTGTGCTGCTACGGCGGGCGAACCAAGGTGGCCCGCGTCCTCCTCGACCGGGGGGCCGACGTCAACCGGCGCCACGGACAGGGGCACACGGCCCTGACCATCGCCGCCCGCTCGGGCTCCCTCGACCTGGTGAAACTGCTGGTGGAGCGGGGCTCCGGCGCTCGGATCCGTGACGCCTCCGGCTGGACACCCACGCTGATCGCCGCCTGGTGCGGCTACGACGCCGCGGCGGTGTACCTTCACGGGGTGACCGGCGGGGACTTCCCGGTGCCTTCCGCCCTCGACGGCCTCCCGCACGAGAAGATCATGGAGCGGTTCTTCTACTGCGCCTTCCTGGACACCCCCGCGGAACTGAAGGAACTGGCGGACCGGGGTGCCGACCCCCGGGACACCGGCCCCAACAACCTGACGGCCCTGATGCTGGCCGCAGCCTGCGGGAAGACCGACAACGTCCGCTTCCTGCTCGACCGCGGGGCGGACGTGAACGCCGCCGACGGGGACGGGAGCACGGCCCTCATGTATGCCGCCGGGCGGGACCGGGACGAGATCGTCCGCCTGCTGCTGGAGAAGGGTGCCGACCCGACGATGAAGAACCGGTTCGGCAACCCGGCGTTCCTCTGGGCGGCCCGCAACGGTTCCGCCCGGGCGGTCGTGCCGCTGCTGCGGCGGACGCGGGACCGGGAGGAGGCGGTTCGGGCGCTGTTCGAGGCCATCCGGTGCCGCAAGCCGGAGGTCGTGCAGGCGATCCTGGCGGCAGGCCTGGCTCCCGTGGACGCCGTCGACGCGGACGGCGACCCGGCCCTGGTCAAGGCCGTGAAGCTCGGGGAAAAGCCCCTGGTGGACGTCATTCTCTCTCACGGCCCCACCCTCGACCGCCCGGGCCGGGACGGGTACTCCGCGCTGGGTGAGGCTTTTCGCTGGTCGTGTAACTCGCGTGACCTGGTGCGCCTGCTCCTGGACCGGGGGGTCCGGCTGGGCGAGAGAGAGAAGAAGTCGACGGTCGCCACCCTGATGCTTGCCTGGCGGGAGGGGGACGACGAGCGCGCCCGGTTGCTGCTGGCCGCCGGCACAGCGGTTCCCGGGGCCACGGCCGACGACTGGAGCGCCAACATGAGCTTCACCTTGCTGAACGAGGGCATCCCGGGCGCGAAGAACCTTCTGAAACATCTCCCGGAAGAAGGCGGCGGGCCGGATTTCGGAGCCGGGTGTCTCCAGGACATCATCGAATCGGGCGACGCGGACCTGCTGGCGTGGGCCCTGGAAAAAGCCCGGTGCTCAAAGCTGCCGGGAGGGGACAGCCCGGCGGCCCGCCGGCAGTGGTTCCTCTGCACGGCCGCGGGCCTCGGCCGCCCGGAGGCGGTCGCCGGGCTCGTCGACCGGGGGGCCGACCCGAACGCCGCCGGCCCGCCGGACACGGCCCCGCCCCTCGTCCCCGCCGTCCGGAGCGGTTACACGGGGACCGTGCTCCGGCTGCTCGAGAAAGGGGCGAAGGTCGACACAGTGTACGACGGCGACAACCTGCTCCGCATCGCCATCCGCGGCGACCAGGAGGAGACGGCCCTGGCGCTGCTGGAACACGGCGCCGGCCCCGCGGGCGACGGGCCCGGCGAACCGTCGTTCCTGGCGGCCGCCGCGGAGGCCAGGATGGGAGCCCTCGCCCGACGGATGCTGAAACTCGGGTGGGACCCGAACGGCGGTCCAGGGGACCGGAGGTCCACGCCCCTGGCGCTCGCCGTGCGGAACCAGGACCTCGACCTGGTCCACGTCCTGCTCGCGGCCGGCGCGGACCCCTGCCGAAACCAGTCGCCCGACGAACCCGACGCCGTCCTGGAGAACGCTTCCACCGACAGTCTGCGCCGGGCCCTGGAGCCCGCGGTCCGAACGTCGCGGGCCCGGAAGGGCCTCGTCATGATCAAGGCCCTCCTGGACGGCCATTGGGAGGAGGCCGGGCGGTCGCTCCGCCGGGGCGCGGACCCGGGAGCCGCAGACGAGGACGGGCGCCCCGTCCTGTTCTACGCCGTCGACGCCGGGGCGCCCGCGGGGTTCGTCCGCGAACTGCTGGCGAGGGGCGCCGACGCGTCCTTCCGCGACCCGGAGACGGGCGACACGGCCCTGCACCGTGCCTGCTCGTCCTGTAACACCGAACTGGCCCGGTTGCTTCTTCCCTACGTCCGGCCGATCCTCGAGAACCGCGAGGGGCGGACTCCCCTCGACCTCGCCCGGGACGCCGGCTGCGAGGACCTGGCCCGGCTGCTGAAGGGGAAGTGA
- a CDS encoding aldo/keto reductase, giving the protein MSLNRRDFVKLGSMGGLALLLDLLKPDLMGLGAQPQAAALPRMLYRAYGRTGKNVSILGFGGMRFDEQAVRKGNLEDPARLMVEAYELGLNYFDTAPTYVDNKSEEIFGLAFKEIDRKIKGQPGATPYYCTSKSGIWMEPDAAAVRRRLDTTLKRLGKDKLHFYHMWCIMNEQHFQGVMKPGGPYEGALAAKKEGLIDHLVFSSHADCATTTKIIRSDAFEGLLIGYNMLNFPRQEKAIQAAVDQKIGVVIMNPLGGGLIPRNQDYFRKMVNPRQKGITVGQTALNFIMGQEGITVALAGISNREQLHEDVGALRYLEVFSDQKLAELKRQYLRKIGDICTTCGYCKGCPVDIPVWTVMEFYNSYVLRGKEHARKVLQSYKDEDNIDIKALVGKCIQCGACEKVCTQHLPILKRFATITREF; this is encoded by the coding sequence ATGAGTCTGAACCGGCGTGATTTCGTGAAGCTGGGCTCGATGGGGGGGCTGGCCCTGCTGCTGGACCTGCTCAAGCCCGACCTGATGGGGCTGGGGGCCCAACCCCAGGCCGCCGCCCTGCCCCGGATGCTTTACCGGGCGTACGGAAGAACCGGCAAGAACGTGTCCATCCTGGGTTTCGGCGGCATGCGCTTCGACGAGCAGGCGGTCAGGAAAGGCAACCTGGAGGACCCGGCCCGGCTGATGGTGGAGGCCTACGAGCTTGGCTTGAATTACTTCGACACCGCTCCGACCTACGTCGACAACAAGAGCGAGGAGATCTTCGGCCTGGCGTTCAAGGAGATCGACCGGAAGATCAAGGGGCAGCCCGGGGCCACGCCGTACTACTGCACCTCCAAGAGCGGCATCTGGATGGAGCCGGACGCCGCGGCCGTCCGCCGCCGCCTGGACACCACCCTCAAGCGCCTGGGGAAGGACAAGCTCCACTTCTACCACATGTGGTGCATCATGAACGAGCAGCACTTCCAGGGGGTCATGAAACCGGGCGGGCCCTACGAGGGCGCCCTGGCCGCGAAGAAGGAAGGGCTGATCGACCACCTCGTGTTCTCGTCCCACGCCGACTGCGCGACCACGACGAAAATCATCCGGTCGGACGCCTTCGAAGGCCTGCTCATCGGGTACAACATGCTGAACTTCCCCCGCCAGGAAAAAGCCATCCAGGCAGCCGTCGACCAAAAGATCGGGGTCGTGATCATGAACCCCCTGGGCGGCGGCCTGATCCCCCGGAACCAGGACTACTTCCGCAAGATGGTCAACCCGCGCCAAAAGGGCATCACCGTCGGGCAGACCGCCCTCAATTTCATCATGGGCCAGGAGGGCATCACGGTGGCCCTGGCCGGGATCAGCAACCGGGAGCAGCTGCACGAGGACGTCGGGGCCCTCCGGTACCTGGAGGTCTTCAGCGACCAGAAGCTGGCGGAGCTCAAGCGGCAGTACCTGAGGAAGATCGGGGACATCTGCACCACCTGCGGCTACTGCAAGGGCTGCCCCGTCGACATCCCCGTCTGGACCGTCATGGAGTTCTACAACAGCTATGTCCTGCGGGGCAAGGAACACGCCCGCAAGGTCCTGCAGAGCTACAAGGACGAGGACAACATCGACATCAAGGCCCTGGTCGGCAAGTGCATCCAGTGCGGGGCCTGCGAGAAGGTCTGCACCCAGCACCTTCCGATCCTCAAGCGCTTCGCGACCATCACCCGGGAATTCTGA
- a CDS encoding nucleotidyltransferase domain-containing protein — protein MFQEIVRQAVLEMEAEAEVFLYGSRVRGEVGPESDWDFLVLLPGEVDFPRKARLRRRLYEIEWETGCVINVLVHGQDEWRRFPLNTMPLWENIKREGCRV, from the coding sequence ATGTTTCAGGAAATCGTCCGTCAAGCCGTTCTGGAAATGGAAGCGGAGGCCGAGGTTTTTCTTTATGGGTCCCGAGTTCGGGGTGAGGTTGGTCCGGAGTCCGACTGGGATTTCCTCGTCCTGCTGCCCGGCGAAGTCGATTTTCCGCGGAAAGCCCGACTGCGGAGAAGACTTTATGAGATTGAATGGGAAACAGGTTGTGTGATCAACGTCCTGGTACACGGCCAGGACGAATGGCGACGTTTCCCTCTCAACACCATGCCGCTTTGGGAGAACATCAAGCGCGAGGGGTGTCGAGTATGA